A window of Streptomyces sp. DG1A-41 contains these coding sequences:
- the rhaS gene encoding rhamnose ABC transporter substrate-binding protein — MRKSTLRRSCAALATATSLALALTACGGGTTKKDVQSEGGSAATAGKADPNAELKKGLTVGFLPKQVNNPYFTTADKGGEKALAELGSKYKEVGPSSATDTSGQVSYVNTLTQQQVDAMAVSAQDPGALCTALKQAMKNGIKVVTYDSDTTPDCRNAFVSQASAEDLGRTEVQLLAKQIDYKGEIAILSAAQTATNQNTWIDFMKDELKKPEYKNMKLVKVAYGNDDAQQSFQQTQGLLQEYPNLKGIISPTTVGIKAAAQYLSGSKYKGKVKLTGLGTPNDMRKYVKNGTVEAFELWDPAKLGELAARTAVALSSGQITGKEGETFKAGSMGEYTIGKDGVISLGKPTVFDAKNIDQFNF; from the coding sequence ATGCGTAAGTCGACTCTCCGCCGCAGCTGCGCGGCGCTCGCCACCGCCACCTCTCTCGCCCTGGCGCTCACCGCCTGCGGTGGCGGCACCACCAAGAAGGACGTGCAGAGCGAGGGCGGTTCGGCCGCCACCGCCGGCAAGGCCGACCCGAACGCCGAGCTGAAGAAGGGCCTGACCGTCGGGTTCCTGCCCAAGCAGGTCAACAACCCGTACTTCACCACCGCCGACAAGGGCGGCGAGAAGGCCCTGGCCGAACTGGGCTCCAAGTACAAGGAGGTCGGTCCGTCCAGCGCGACCGACACCTCCGGCCAGGTCTCCTACGTCAACACGCTCACTCAGCAGCAGGTCGACGCGATGGCCGTCTCCGCGCAGGACCCGGGCGCCCTGTGCACCGCGCTCAAGCAGGCCATGAAGAACGGCATCAAGGTCGTCACCTACGACTCCGACACCACGCCCGACTGCCGCAACGCCTTCGTCTCGCAGGCCTCCGCCGAGGACCTGGGCCGTACCGAGGTGCAGCTGCTCGCCAAGCAGATCGACTACAAGGGCGAGATCGCGATCCTGTCCGCCGCGCAGACCGCGACGAACCAGAACACCTGGATCGACTTCATGAAGGACGAGCTGAAGAAGCCCGAGTACAAGAACATGAAGCTGGTGAAGGTCGCGTACGGCAACGACGACGCCCAGCAGTCCTTCCAGCAGACCCAGGGCCTGCTCCAGGAGTACCCGAACCTCAAGGGGATCATCTCCCCGACCACCGTCGGCATCAAGGCCGCCGCCCAGTACCTGTCGGGCTCCAAGTACAAGGGCAAGGTCAAGCTGACCGGCCTCGGCACCCCGAACGACATGCGCAAGTACGTCAAGAACGGCACCGTCGAGGCCTTCGAGCTGTGGGACCCGGCCAAGCTCGGCGAGCTGGCCGCCCGTACCGCCGTCGCCCTGTCCTCCGGGCAGATCACCGGCAAGGAGGGCGAGACCTTCAAGGCCGGCTCCATGGGCGAGTACACCATCGGCAAGGACGGCGTGATCAGCCTCGGCAAGCCGACCGTGTTCGACGCCAAGAACATCGACCAGTTCAACTTCTGA
- a CDS encoding ABC transporter permease, with product MADISLSRAVRWDTVVGALLIVVLLFSFGFVDGFGNALNLSFLIGNTLPIALIALPMTLLVVSGEIDLSVASTAGLSGAVMGALWNQGMAIETIIPICLLLGVVCGLINGLLVTRLGLPSLAVTIGTLAAYRGIAQIVLGSDAVTDFPTQYLDFAAGRIGDTFIPYAFLPFLVLLAIAVVALHATPFGRSLFAIGASEEAARFAGIRVKRQKLLLFTVTGLMASLTGIFWALHYASARYDNATGLELSVVAAVLLGGIDFDGGKGTLGGAIAGVFLLGALQNVMSLQDVSAQSQIVVTGVLLVLSVLGPRVVRQISVARAGRRAASTPTS from the coding sequence ATGGCTGACATCTCCCTGAGCCGAGCGGTCCGCTGGGACACGGTCGTCGGCGCCCTGCTGATCGTGGTCCTGCTGTTCTCCTTCGGCTTCGTCGACGGGTTCGGCAACGCGCTCAACCTGTCGTTCCTGATCGGCAACACGCTGCCGATCGCGCTGATCGCCCTGCCGATGACCCTGCTGGTGGTGTCCGGCGAGATCGACCTGTCGGTGGCCTCGACTGCGGGCCTGTCCGGTGCCGTGATGGGCGCCCTGTGGAACCAGGGCATGGCCATCGAGACGATCATCCCGATCTGCCTGCTGCTGGGTGTCGTGTGTGGACTGATCAACGGCCTGCTGGTGACCAGGCTCGGTCTGCCGTCCCTCGCCGTCACCATCGGCACACTGGCCGCCTACCGGGGCATCGCGCAGATCGTGCTCGGCTCCGACGCGGTGACCGACTTCCCCACCCAGTACCTGGACTTCGCGGCCGGGCGCATCGGGGACACGTTCATCCCGTACGCCTTCCTGCCGTTCCTCGTCCTGCTCGCCATCGCGGTGGTCGCGCTGCACGCCACGCCGTTCGGGCGGTCGCTGTTCGCGATCGGGGCGAGTGAGGAGGCGGCGCGCTTCGCCGGGATCCGGGTCAAGCGGCAGAAGCTGCTGCTGTTCACGGTGACCGGCCTGATGGCCTCGCTCACCGGGATCTTCTGGGCGCTGCACTACGCGAGTGCGCGGTACGACAACGCGACGGGGCTTGAACTGTCGGTTGTGGCCGCGGTGTTGCTCGGTGGCATCGACTTCGACGGTGGCAAGGGAACGTTGGGCGGCGCCATCGCCGGGGTGTTCCTGCTGGGGGCGCTTCAGAACGTCATGAGCCTCCAGGACGTCTCCGCGCAGTCCCAGATCGTCGTCACCGGCGTCCTGCTCGTTCTGTCCGTGCTCGGCCCCCGGGTCGTACGGCAGATCTCCGTAGCGAGGGCGGGCCGTAGAGCCGCCTCGACTCCGACCTCGTAA
- a CDS encoding sugar ABC transporter ATP-binding protein: protein MTHPSTTGPAPVLALRDVSKSFGAVRALRDVSLELFPGEVHALAGENGAGKSTLIKTLAGVHRPDAGQVLLDGAPVAFHGPGDARDAGIAVIYQEPTLFPDLSIAENIYMGRQPRRALGRIDHRATHNATAALMERLGVELDPDRPARGLSIADQQIVEIAKALSFDARVLIMDEPTAALTGSEVARLFGVVRTLREQGAAVLFISHRLEEIFEICQRVTTLRDGAWVGSEPLDGMTEDDLVRRMVGRDLDELYPKQDVQPGEVALSVRRLTREGVFTDVSFDVRHGEIVGLAGLVGAGRTEVARAVFGIDRWDAGEVTVDGEALVNGAPSTAMSAGLALVPEDRRAQGLVMDMSIERNIGLTGLRTTVKAGLMDRGAERSRSLDWAVKLQVKYARIADTVNTLSGGNQQKVVLAKWLATGPKVLIVDEPTRGIDVGTKAEVHRLLSQLAADGVAVLMISSDLPEILGMADRVLVMHEGRLTAEIPRSDATEETVMAAATGRAAA, encoded by the coding sequence ATGACCCACCCGTCCACCACGGGTCCGGCCCCGGTTCTGGCACTGAGGGACGTCTCCAAGTCCTTCGGTGCGGTCCGCGCACTGCGGGACGTCTCCCTGGAGCTGTTCCCCGGGGAGGTGCACGCCCTCGCCGGCGAGAACGGTGCCGGCAAGTCGACCCTCATCAAGACGCTCGCCGGGGTGCACCGGCCGGACGCCGGCCAGGTGCTGCTCGACGGTGCGCCCGTCGCCTTCCACGGACCCGGCGACGCCCGCGACGCGGGCATCGCCGTGATCTACCAGGAGCCCACACTCTTCCCCGACCTGTCGATCGCCGAGAACATCTACATGGGCCGCCAGCCCCGGCGCGCGCTCGGCCGGATCGACCACAGGGCCACGCACAACGCGACCGCCGCCCTCATGGAGCGCCTCGGAGTCGAACTCGACCCCGACAGGCCCGCCCGCGGCCTGTCCATCGCCGACCAGCAGATCGTCGAGATCGCCAAGGCCCTCTCCTTCGACGCCCGCGTCCTGATCATGGACGAGCCGACCGCCGCGCTCACCGGCAGCGAGGTCGCCCGCCTCTTCGGCGTCGTACGCACCCTGCGCGAGCAGGGCGCCGCCGTGCTGTTCATCTCCCACCGGCTGGAGGAGATCTTCGAGATCTGCCAGCGGGTCACCACCCTGCGCGACGGCGCCTGGGTCGGCAGCGAGCCGCTGGACGGTATGACCGAGGACGACCTGGTGCGCCGCATGGTCGGCCGTGACCTCGACGAGCTGTACCCCAAGCAGGACGTGCAGCCGGGCGAGGTCGCCCTGAGCGTGCGCCGCCTGACCCGCGAGGGCGTGTTCACCGACGTCTCCTTCGACGTACGGCACGGCGAGATCGTCGGCCTGGCCGGACTCGTAGGCGCCGGGCGCACGGAGGTCGCCCGGGCCGTGTTCGGCATCGACCGCTGGGACGCCGGCGAGGTCACCGTGGACGGCGAGGCCCTGGTCAACGGCGCCCCGTCCACCGCGATGTCCGCCGGACTCGCCCTGGTCCCCGAGGACCGGCGCGCCCAGGGCCTGGTGATGGACATGTCCATCGAGCGGAACATCGGGCTCACCGGGCTGCGCACGACCGTGAAGGCGGGCCTGATGGACCGCGGCGCCGAGCGCAGCCGCTCCCTCGACTGGGCCGTCAAGCTCCAGGTCAAGTACGCCCGGATCGCCGACACCGTCAACACCCTGTCCGGCGGCAACCAGCAGAAGGTCGTGCTCGCCAAGTGGCTCGCCACCGGCCCCAAGGTGCTGATCGTCGACGAGCCGACCCGCGGCATCGACGTCGGCACCAAGGCCGAGGTGCACCGGCTGCTGTCGCAACTGGCCGCCGACGGCGTGGCCGTCCTGATGATCTCCTCCGACCTGCCCGAGATCCTCGGCATGGCCGACCGCGTGCTGGTGATGCACGAGGGCCGCCTCACCGCCGAGATCCCACGCTCCGACGCCACCGAGGAAACCGTGATGGCCGCAGCCACCGGGAGGGCCGCCGCATGA
- a CDS encoding ABC transporter permease, translated as MTVVTPQEAPVADVPKSSGTRLVDRVFKMRELAILAVFLVMIAVTQAGNSQFLSEQGIKDLLLNATILVLVATGQSLVVITRNVDLSVGSTLGISAFAAGTHLQGGGNPVVAIALAVLLGIGFGLLNGLLVSLGQVPALVVTLGTLYIIRGIDSIWVGSRQITAADLPGGFVDFGSGGISAVPYLALIALAVLVATAYYLKHFASGRELYALGSNPEAARLAGIPVRKRILAAYTFCGALAGLAGAMYLARFGNVDSGTGNGYELTVVSAVVVGGVVFTGGSGSVYGAALGALLLTSINSVLPALGVSSVWVLAINGILLILAIAVDRIVALRVASALKKRNARHG; from the coding sequence ATGACGGTCGTCACTCCCCAAGAAGCCCCTGTGGCCGACGTGCCCAAGTCGAGCGGCACCCGTCTCGTCGACCGCGTCTTCAAGATGCGCGAACTCGCCATCCTCGCCGTCTTCCTGGTGATGATCGCCGTCACCCAGGCCGGCAACAGCCAGTTCCTCTCCGAACAGGGCATCAAGGACCTGCTGCTGAACGCGACGATCCTCGTGCTCGTCGCCACCGGCCAGTCCCTCGTCGTCATCACCCGCAACGTCGACCTGTCCGTCGGATCCACGCTCGGCATCAGCGCCTTCGCCGCCGGCACCCATCTCCAGGGCGGCGGCAACCCGGTCGTGGCCATCGCGCTGGCGGTCCTGCTCGGCATCGGCTTCGGCCTGCTCAACGGCCTGCTCGTCAGCCTCGGCCAGGTGCCCGCGCTCGTCGTCACCCTCGGCACGCTCTACATCATCCGCGGCATCGACTCCATCTGGGTCGGCTCCCGCCAGATCACCGCGGCCGATCTGCCCGGCGGTTTCGTCGACTTCGGCTCCGGCGGCATCTCGGCGGTGCCGTATCTGGCGCTGATCGCGCTGGCGGTGCTGGTGGCGACGGCCTACTACCTCAAGCACTTCGCCAGCGGCCGCGAGCTCTACGCGCTCGGCTCCAACCCCGAGGCCGCCCGCCTCGCCGGCATCCCCGTGCGCAAGCGGATCCTCGCCGCGTACACCTTCTGCGGCGCCCTCGCCGGACTCGCCGGCGCGATGTACCTCGCCCGGTTCGGAAACGTCGACTCCGGCACCGGCAACGGCTACGAACTGACCGTCGTCAGCGCGGTCGTCGTCGGCGGCGTCGTCTTCACCGGCGGCTCCGGCAGCGTCTACGGCGCGGCCCTCGGCGCACTGCTGCTGACCTCGATCAACAGTGTGCTGCCCGCCCTCGGCGTCAGCTCCGTCTGGGTGCTCGCCATCAACGGCATCCTGCTCATCCTCGCCATCGCGGTCGACCGGATCGTCGCGCTGCGCGTGGCCTCCGCACTGAAGAAGAGGAACGCCCGCCATGGCTGA
- a CDS encoding L-rhamnose mutarotase, which produces MQRVCFLLKVRADRLDEYRERHAAVWPEMLQALSDTGWHNYSLFLREDGLLVGYLETEDFEAALAGMEATEVNARWQAEMAPFFESLDGARPDEVMKPLTEVFHLA; this is translated from the coding sequence ATGCAGCGCGTGTGCTTCCTGCTGAAGGTCCGGGCGGACCGCCTCGACGAGTACCGCGAGCGGCACGCCGCCGTGTGGCCCGAGATGCTCCAGGCACTCTCGGACACCGGCTGGCACAACTACTCGCTCTTCCTGCGCGAGGACGGCCTGCTGGTCGGCTACTTGGAGACCGAGGACTTCGAAGCCGCCCTGGCCGGGATGGAAGCCACCGAAGTCAACGCCCGCTGGCAGGCGGAGATGGCGCCGTTCTTCGAGTCGCTGGACGGCGCCCGGCCCGACGAGGTCATGAAACCGCTCACGGAAGTGTTCCACCTCGCCTGA
- a CDS encoding LacI family DNA-binding transcriptional regulator encodes MAQSVGIKDVARAAGVSVGTVSNVINRPDTVAAETRARVLSAIDRLGYVRSESARQLRAGRSRIMGLLVLDMGNPFFVDVARGAERAARQAGLGVMVCNSAQNPGEEAEYLSLFAEQRVRGVLLTPADATGRNIEAFRRHGIPFVLVDRVAEGATECSVSVDDVAGGALAVRHLVDAGHRSIAYVSGPPGLNQVRDRRTGALEALAEAGLGPDALRELPTERLDVAAGRDAGARLLGLADRPTAVFCANDLLALGVLQAMYAAGVDVPDDLAIVGYDDIEFAAAAAVPLTSVRQPAVTMGAMAADLLLEETEEEGPARPHEHRRVVLQPELVVRRSSLSAR; translated from the coding sequence ATGGCCCAGTCGGTGGGTATCAAGGACGTCGCCCGCGCCGCCGGAGTCTCCGTCGGTACGGTCTCGAACGTGATCAACCGCCCGGACACCGTGGCGGCCGAGACCCGGGCCCGCGTGCTGTCCGCGATAGACCGGCTCGGCTACGTCCGCAGCGAGTCCGCGCGCCAGCTGCGCGCGGGCCGCAGCCGCATCATGGGGCTGCTCGTCCTCGACATGGGCAACCCCTTCTTCGTCGACGTGGCCCGCGGCGCCGAACGCGCCGCACGCCAGGCCGGACTCGGCGTGATGGTCTGCAACAGCGCCCAGAATCCGGGCGAGGAGGCCGAGTACCTGTCCCTCTTCGCCGAGCAGCGCGTGCGCGGCGTGCTGCTCACCCCGGCCGACGCCACGGGCCGCAACATCGAGGCGTTCCGCCGGCACGGCATCCCGTTCGTCCTGGTCGACCGGGTCGCCGAGGGCGCCACCGAGTGCTCGGTCTCCGTCGACGACGTCGCGGGCGGCGCCCTGGCCGTACGCCATCTCGTCGACGCCGGGCACCGCTCCATCGCCTACGTCAGCGGCCCGCCCGGCCTCAACCAGGTCCGCGACCGCCGCACGGGCGCCCTCGAAGCGCTGGCCGAGGCCGGGCTCGGCCCCGACGCGCTGCGCGAGCTGCCCACCGAACGGCTGGACGTCGCCGCGGGCCGGGACGCCGGCGCCCGCCTGCTCGGTCTCGCCGACCGGCCGACCGCCGTGTTCTGCGCCAACGACCTGCTCGCGCTCGGTGTCCTCCAGGCCATGTACGCGGCCGGCGTCGACGTCCCGGACGACCTCGCCATCGTCGGCTACGACGACATCGAGTTCGCTGCGGCCGCCGCCGTCCCGCTCACCTCGGTACGGCAGCCCGCCGTCACCATGGGCGCCATGGCGGCCGACCTGCTCCTGGAGGAGACGGAGGAGGAGGGCCCGGCCCGGCCGCACGAGCACCGGAGGGTCGTGCTCCAGCCCGAGCTGGTGGTCCGGCGCTCCAGTCTGTCCGCACGCTGA
- a CDS encoding alpha/beta fold hydrolase: MTLSYRQPGVVLTDRRFTVPLDHDHPGGETIELYAREVVASDKVHQDQPWLLYLQGGPGFGADRSVGRPGWLGRALKEYRVLLLDQRGTGHSTPANRQTLPLRGGPAEQADYLTRFRADSIVRDCEAIRAQVTGGAPWTVLGQSFGGFCLTTYLSLAPEGLATAVITGGLPSLDAHADDVYRAAFPRIERKVTAHYARYPQDAERARRIADHLLNHEVVLPNGYRLTVEAFQSLGIVLGTGDGTHRLHYLLENAFVRTPQGFTLSDAFQEQAQGMLSYARHPLYALVHESIYGQDALPTAWSAERVRAEFPQFDAAKALAGDEPLLFTGESIHPWMFDCDPALRPLRETADLLAARTDWTPLYAPARLAANDVPVVAAVYHDDMYVDTAHSLRTARTIRGLRTWITDEYEHDGVRTGGGRVLDRLLALARNEA; encoded by the coding sequence TTGACCCTCAGCTACCGCCAGCCCGGAGTCGTCCTCACCGACCGCCGCTTCACCGTCCCCCTCGACCACGACCACCCCGGCGGCGAGACGATCGAGCTGTACGCCCGCGAGGTCGTCGCGAGCGACAAGGTGCACCAGGACCAGCCGTGGCTGCTCTACCTCCAGGGCGGGCCCGGCTTCGGCGCGGACCGCTCCGTCGGCAGGCCCGGCTGGCTCGGCCGCGCGCTGAAGGAGTACCGCGTCCTCCTCCTCGACCAGCGCGGCACCGGCCACTCCACGCCCGCCAACCGCCAAACGCTCCCGCTGCGCGGCGGCCCCGCCGAACAGGCCGACTACCTCACCCGCTTCCGCGCCGACTCGATCGTCCGCGACTGCGAGGCCATCCGCGCGCAGGTCACCGGCGGCGCCCCCTGGACCGTCCTCGGCCAGAGCTTCGGCGGCTTCTGCCTGACCACCTACCTGTCCCTCGCGCCCGAGGGCCTGGCCACCGCCGTGATCACCGGCGGGCTGCCCTCCCTGGACGCCCACGCCGACGACGTCTACCGGGCCGCCTTCCCGCGCATCGAACGCAAGGTCACCGCGCACTACGCCCGCTACCCGCAGGACGCCGAACGCGCCCGCCGCATCGCCGACCACCTCCTGAACCACGAGGTGGTCCTGCCGAACGGCTACCGGCTCACCGTCGAGGCCTTCCAGTCCCTCGGCATCGTCCTCGGCACCGGCGACGGCACCCACCGCCTCCACTACCTCCTCGAGAACGCCTTCGTCCGCACCCCGCAGGGCTTCACGCTCTCCGACGCGTTCCAGGAGCAGGCGCAGGGCATGCTGTCCTACGCCCGCCATCCGCTGTACGCCCTCGTCCACGAGTCGATCTACGGCCAGGACGCCCTTCCCACCGCCTGGTCGGCCGAGCGGGTCCGCGCCGAGTTCCCGCAGTTCGACGCCGCGAAGGCCCTCGCGGGCGACGAACCGCTGCTGTTCACCGGCGAGTCGATCCACCCCTGGATGTTCGACTGCGACCCGGCGCTGCGTCCCCTGCGCGAGACCGCCGACCTGCTCGCCGCCCGTACCGACTGGACGCCCCTGTACGCCCCGGCCCGCCTCGCCGCGAACGACGTACCGGTCGTCGCCGCCGTCTACCACGACGACATGTACGTCGACACGGCCCATTCCCTGCGGACCGCCCGCACGATCCGCGGCCTGCGCACCTGGATCACGGACGAGTACGAGCACGACGGCGTACGGACCGGCGGCGGACGGGTCCTCGACCGGCTGCTGGCGCTGGCGCGCAACGAGGCGTGA
- a CDS encoding BNR repeat-containing protein, translated as MHRRTLLAAALAGAVVTPALASGTARAADPGPSVTRTGTTTLDNQAIFFVSYDGLVNNNAFQKNGLLTYKGYQYAVWYTADRNAVVGRRALGASTWSTVKVGHTLRYNDSHNVISMGVSKADGRLHLNMDSHSDGFTYVKSVAGLMDNPAGLSWTASRFGAPQSTLDGLALTSQFTYPQFISTPEGRLQLSYRVAVSGNGRNALAEYDGTKWTNLGEWSSSTGTYTSEHGSSTARNMYLHGIDYDRSGRLHSFFTWREQNGAVMCSSGGITNHDTGYVYSDDRGRTWRNNAGTVVGVTGGSDKVSVNNAGLVVDPLNPDHSLMNQESQFTDSAGRPHAIISYVPGRFGQCTTNYVTDRTRNGRAFHVRRNASGTWQKTEIPVPLNSSQRTKLILDKYDNAYAIFPFGRIAGASAASGYTDWKILFDGSGLNAFGEVVIDETRVAQDGVLSFMYQEKSSGTTPSALHVIDFRLPA; from the coding sequence ATGCACAGACGTACGCTGCTGGCCGCCGCCCTCGCAGGTGCGGTGGTGACCCCCGCCCTCGCCTCCGGCACCGCGCGGGCCGCCGACCCCGGCCCCTCCGTCACCCGGACCGGCACCACCACGCTCGACAACCAGGCCATCTTTTTCGTGTCGTACGACGGCCTGGTCAACAACAACGCGTTCCAGAAGAACGGCCTGCTGACCTACAAGGGCTACCAGTACGCCGTCTGGTACACCGCCGACCGCAACGCCGTCGTCGGCCGCCGCGCCCTCGGCGCCAGTACCTGGTCGACCGTGAAGGTCGGGCACACCCTGCGCTACAACGACTCCCACAACGTCATCTCGATGGGCGTCTCCAAGGCCGACGGCCGGCTGCACCTCAACATGGATTCCCACAGCGACGGCTTCACCTACGTCAAGTCGGTCGCCGGGCTCATGGACAACCCCGCCGGGCTGAGCTGGACCGCCAGCCGCTTCGGCGCGCCCCAGTCCACCCTGGACGGCTTGGCCCTGACCTCGCAGTTCACCTACCCGCAGTTCATCTCCACGCCGGAGGGCAGGCTCCAGCTGAGCTACCGCGTCGCCGTCTCCGGCAACGGCCGCAACGCGCTCGCCGAGTACGACGGCACGAAGTGGACCAACCTCGGCGAGTGGTCCAGCTCCACCGGCACGTACACCAGCGAGCACGGCTCCTCGACCGCCCGCAACATGTACCTGCACGGCATCGACTACGACCGCAGCGGCCGGCTGCACTCCTTCTTCACCTGGCGCGAGCAGAACGGCGCCGTGATGTGCAGCAGCGGCGGCATCACCAACCACGACACCGGCTACGTCTACTCCGACGACCGCGGCCGCACCTGGCGCAACAACGCGGGCACTGTCGTCGGTGTCACCGGCGGCTCCGACAAGGTGTCCGTGAACAACGCCGGCCTGGTCGTCGACCCGCTCAACCCGGACCACTCCCTGATGAACCAGGAGAGCCAGTTCACCGACTCCGCGGGCCGGCCGCACGCGATCATCTCCTACGTCCCGGGCCGCTTCGGGCAGTGCACCACCAACTACGTCACCGACCGGACGCGCAACGGCCGCGCCTTCCACGTCCGCAGGAACGCCTCCGGCACCTGGCAGAAGACCGAGATCCCGGTCCCGCTCAACTCCAGCCAGCGCACCAAGCTGATCCTGGACAAGTACGACAACGCGTACGCGATCTTCCCCTTCGGCCGCATAGCCGGGGCCTCCGCCGCCTCCGGATACACCGACTGGAAGATCCTGTTCGACGGCAGCGGCCTCAACGCCTTCGGCGAGGTCGTCATCGACGAGACACGCGTCGCGCAGGACGGGGTGCTGTCCTTCATGTACCAGGAGAAGTCCAGCGGTACGACGCCCTCGGCGCTGCACGTGATCGACTTCCGCCTGCCCGCCTGA
- a CDS encoding pentapeptide repeat-containing protein translates to MLNGMRDHQAARAELRGDCERCFGLCCVALPFTASADFAVDKDAGTPCRNLQSDHRCGIHARLRQKGFTGCTVYDCFGAGQQVSQITFGGQDWRSGPPEHARRMFDVFPVVRQLHELLWYLTEALALPAARPVHADLRGALEKTEELTGLTPEELAGLDVAAHRQEVNVLLLRTSELARAGTKGRKKNRRGADLVGARLKGADLCGADLRGAYLIAADLTGADLRGADLIGADLRDTDLTDADLTGAFFLTQPQLNAARGSAGTRLPASVTRPGHWTAQV, encoded by the coding sequence ATGCTGAACGGCATGCGGGATCACCAGGCCGCGCGGGCGGAACTGCGCGGCGACTGCGAGCGGTGCTTCGGGCTGTGCTGCGTCGCCCTGCCCTTCACGGCCTCCGCCGACTTCGCGGTCGACAAGGACGCCGGCACCCCCTGCCGCAACCTCCAGAGCGACCACCGCTGCGGCATCCACGCCAGGCTGCGGCAGAAGGGGTTCACCGGCTGCACGGTCTACGACTGCTTCGGCGCCGGGCAGCAGGTCTCGCAGATCACCTTCGGCGGCCAGGACTGGAGGTCCGGGCCGCCGGAGCACGCCCGCCGCATGTTCGACGTCTTCCCGGTCGTCCGGCAGCTGCACGAGCTGCTGTGGTACCTGACCGAGGCGCTAGCCCTGCCCGCGGCCCGTCCCGTCCACGCCGATCTGCGGGGGGCCCTGGAGAAGACCGAGGAACTGACCGGGCTGACCCCCGAGGAACTCGCCGGGCTGGACGTGGCGGCGCACCGCCAGGAGGTCAACGTCCTGCTGCTGAGGACGAGTGAGCTGGCCAGGGCCGGCACCAAGGGCCGCAAGAAGAACCGCCGGGGCGCGGACCTCGTGGGCGCCCGCCTCAAGGGTGCCGACCTGTGCGGGGCCGACCTCCGCGGCGCCTACCTCATCGCCGCCGACCTCACCGGCGCGGATCTGCGGGGCGCGGACCTGATCGGCGCCGACCTGCGCGACACGGACCTCACGGACGCCGATCTGACCGGGGCGTTCTTCCTCACCCAGCCGCAGCTGAACGCGGCCCGGGGGAGTGCCGGGACCCGGCTGCCCGCGTCAGTCACCCGCCCCGGGCACTGGACGGCGCAGGTCTGA